In the Staphylococcus sp. IVB6240 genome, one interval contains:
- a CDS encoding major tail protein translates to MAKKYNSFTGITGFYYMPLNTEEVSGVTDPERIKYLQEIQVSKEQSIEKAHGDNSVAELAVSNGTVELESTFHHLPIEDREVLFGLDKSSDGVIGVGNNTPPYVAVIFEKTTETGASEYVGLLKGMFTFPEVSGQPKEDGVEFSQDKSTAEFMSAEVEGFEKEQTMLLGRDEKGVTVMRDTIWKKVFGKEHPSKSVSEDTEEPDIGA, encoded by the coding sequence CAGGATTTTACTATATGCCTTTGAATACAGAAGAAGTTTCAGGTGTAACTGACCCTGAACGTATTAAATATTTACAAGAAATTCAGGTATCAAAAGAACAATCTATTGAAAAAGCACATGGAGATAATAGTGTTGCTGAACTAGCAGTATCTAACGGAACAGTTGAACTAGAATCTACATTCCATCATTTACCAATCGAAGATAGAGAAGTATTATTTGGACTTGATAAATCAAGTGATGGTGTGATTGGTGTAGGTAATAATACGCCACCATATGTTGCGGTTATCTTCGAAAAAACAACAGAAACTGGCGCGTCTGAATATGTTGGATTGCTTAAAGGTATGTTCACGTTTCCTGAAGTTTCTGGTCAACCTAAAGAAGATGGTGTTGAATTCTCTCAAGACAAATCTACAGCTGAATTCATGTCTGCTGAAGTTGAAGGCTTTGAGAAAGAACAAACTATGCTTCTCGGTCGCGATGAAAAAGGTGTAACTGTCATGCGTGATACAATTTGGAAAAAAGTATTTGGTAAAGAACACCCTAGCAAATCAGTATCCGAAGACACAGAAGAACCTGACATTGGCGCATAA